A single window of Cherax quadricarinatus isolate ZL_2023a chromosome 10, ASM3850222v1, whole genome shotgun sequence DNA harbors:
- the LOC128687881 gene encoding uncharacterized protein encodes MLNFYVTCAVPFGYIQDIDFDSEGIQSDMLWHNLETRRGLPPLPDVILSNTPPPSPLRRAHSYLSFFPEKPTHALPTPPLAPPALDTPPLTPSETHARAASVEHIQEVRRRLQNDHPEPQSPHTLPQLSWPLPRPQEEGSQEEREGNQGAEGERGDDERRWRMVGRDLQKIADEFQLHHGKVGVKRESEEETLNLSVPVALTRCLSASILFLVWWRLFNKFH; translated from the exons ATGTTAAATTTTTATGTAACGTGTGCCGTGCCATTCGGGTATATACAAGATATAGACTTTGACAGTGAGGGTATACAGTCGGATATGCTCTGGCACAACCTGGAGACTCGCAGAG GGTTGCCACCTCTGCCGGATGTGATCCTCAGCAacactcctcctccctcaccactacgtCGAGCACACTCCTACCTCTCATTCTTCCCTGAGAAGCCCACCCACGCCCTTCCCACGCCTCCCCTGGCCCCACCTGCCCTCGACACGCCCCCACTTACGCCCTCAGAGACCCACGCCCGCGCCGCCTCCGTCGAACACATTCAAGAAGTCCGTCGTAGATTACAGAATGACCACCCGGAGccacagtcaccccacacccTTCCCCAGCTCTCCTGGCCCCTGCCTCGCCCCCAGGAAGAGGGCAGccaggaagagagggaaggaaaccagggagcagagggagagaggggtgacgACGAGCGTCGCTGGAGGATGGTGGGACGGGATCTGCAGAAAATAGCTGACGAATTTCAACTCCACCATGGCAAG GTGGGCGTCAAGCGTGAGAGTGAGGAGGAGACGCTGAACCTGTCTGTGCCTGTGGCCCTCACCAGATGCCTCTCAGCCTCCATCCTCTTCCTGGTGTGGTGGAGACTCTTCAACAAGTTCCACTGA